Genomic segment of Nitrospirota bacterium:
TCTTGAAGGTCTGACCAGGCGGTGAGGTCGGTGCGGGAGGGATCGACGGCGTCTCTGAGCTGGTTGAAGTACTGTTGTTTCTCCGGGCTGCTCGGCCCGCGCGTCAGCATTAAATCGTTCCAGAGCTCGAGCTCAGAGGCTTTGTG
This window contains:
- a CDS encoding DUF5069 domain-containing protein; this encodes HKASELELWNDLMLTRGPSSPEKQQYFNQLRDAVDPSRTDLTAWSDLQDLEEGRAIPRRP